A region of the Bryobacteraceae bacterium genome:
GCCCCAGCGGGCCGGAGACGTAGATGATGTCTCCCGGCCGCGCTCCATCGCGGCGCAGCGCGCGGCCGCGGGGCGTGTCTCCCAGCACGACGACATCGGCCGTCAGTTTTTCGGCGCGTGTCAGGTCGCCGCCGGCGACTTGCACGCCGTGACGCGCGGCCAACCCCACAAGGCCCCGGTAGAAGGCGCGCACCCAGCGCGCATCGGCCCAGCCCGGCAGCGCCAGCGAGAGGAAGAGAAACCGCGCATCGCCGCCCATGGCAGCGATGTCGCTCAGGCCCCGCGCCGCCGCCTTCGCGCCGGCCTGCTGCGCGGTGAGCAGGTCCCGGCGGAAATGCACGCCTTCGAGCAGGAGGTCAGTAGTGACCAGGAGATCCCTGCCGGCTCTGGGCCGCAGAATGGCGCAGTCATCGCCAATGCCCGTCACCAGGCCGCCGCCGACGGGCGCGGCGGTCCATCGGCGGATCCGTTCGACCCAGGCGTCCTCTCTCATCCGAGCACCAGTCCTGCGGGCAGCTCCTCGCCGAAGACGCGCGCCATTGCTTCCAGGTCCGCGCCCGCCTCGCCTTCGAGGATCCGCAGCCATTCCGGCCTGTCGGCCAGCGCGCGCCGCACGCTTTCAAAGGTGGCCGGCGGGATGTCGCGGGCGGCGTCGCCGGTGGCCTGCGCCAGCCGCGCCACGCATTCCTCGCTGCCGGGCAGCCTCAGAATGCTTTCGATCCACCGCACCGCCGTCGCCGGCGGCAACACCTGGTTGGCCGGGGCGTAGAACAGCCGGCGCGCGCCGATTCGGCCCAGGCACCAGAAATCGGAGGGGTTCGGATGGGCGCGCAGCCGGCGCACCAGCGCGTTGCCGAGCTCGGTGCGCGTGCCCGCGGGAAGCAGTTCGAGCGAGGCCGCGCAGCGCCACATTTCGCGCTCCACGTTGGCATTGAGCCGCGGCGGCCGGCCCTTGGGCA
Encoded here:
- the thiL gene encoding thiamine-monophosphate kinase, whose product is MREDAWVERIRRWTAAPVGGGLVTGIGDDCAILRPRAGRDLLVTTDLLLEGVHFRRDLLTAQQAGAKAAARGLSDIAAMGGDARFLFLSLALPGWADARWVRAFYRGLVGLAARHGVQVAGGDLTRAEKLTADVVVLGDTPRGRALRRDGARPGDIIYVSGPLGRAAAAGYRDVPEPRLELGRRLRGRATACIDLSDGLALDLHRLCRASGTSALLDGVLPCAPGATLEQALFGGEDYELLCTLPAGAKPPRGLERIGVMTKGRGPAEIRFAGYRLEPRGWDPFR